One segment of Drosophila ananassae strain 14024-0371.13 chromosome 3R, ASM1763931v2, whole genome shotgun sequence DNA contains the following:
- the LOC6497017 gene encoding probable G-protein coupled receptor CG31760: MRCWHNAARRKKKSLAVAEDRHPLERVCQRQQQVANGTLREIRGVPSLLLVLLPMVLLVADAAAATTSPEATATTTNGNATTTPTGSGAGITSFTTATSSAPPAVAGKSSNPWGKSEVLDDPFKNIIRIGDGNTVTREAIEQSLVTVHDIATENLGTLCISTLFRPLKVPINSERFESSRQKADLAASILQEVGIIRHGGLSDALAKGLLTDDSITGARILALNLTNGAVQSYVWWVDGGQPETQRYEEEGLQIGKKPSSSYPWFDDETSSPTLRSPKFAPSPPNNYYKGWWTFPYFSCSLGRWLVSYSIAIPPSGRHGLRGFISIDIDVTTLRVNQCEAEPYHFGSRRQKQQQQRLATRRSPFLASSRPVGGFVASQDEATINDLQAFHSSHKCHRESMMCDYRQPTAESATIGGGKLLTTMGGSSSWARGSYQCLCRRGFYSLRHPDGFNGTIMEIAWQEQQDNISNYYTDVFKCLSCAPGCDTCTGPEPCLANFNWPFRISLLTISIGCACGTFILAGYLFRHRRVKVFKVASPIFLMITLIGCAIMYLEMVAIFPYLDMSWCIVTKWTRHMGFCITYTSLLMKTWRVSLTYRVKSAHKIKLNDQQLLQWMVPILLVMLIYLGTWTISATPYAEVIYDQNHLKFKQCSYNWWDHSLAIGEVFFLAWGIRVCYNVRNAESLYNEARLISYAIYNIAIVNIAMVAFHVMLFPNAGPDYKYALGFVRTQLSTTTTIALVFGPKILRVFKGQGDKWDQKAKVRSITASFSLNGVGLVPEESPDLYQENEELKEQVQKLAHQIEFMKTVHMQMNNRHLKPKPGGYFTITSTSFQAPYSKNTVSTAQTQTGKDEASGTPTKLKSPKGKV; encoded by the exons ATGAGATGCTGGCACAATGCGGCGAGGCGCAAGAAGAAGAGCCTGGCGGTGGCAGAGGACCGACATCCACTAGAGAGAGTCTGCCAGCGACAGCAACAAGTGGCCAACGGCACTTTGCGAGAAATAAGAGGCGTGCCTTCGCTGTTGTTAGTGCTGCTGCCGATGGTGCTGCTTGTGGCAGACGCAGCAGCTGCAACAACAAGCCCCGAGGCCACCGCTACAACAACAAATGGCAATGCGACGACAACACCAACCGGATCCGGAGCAGGAATAACATCATTCACCACAGCAACATCATCCGCACCACCAGCTGTGGCGGGAAAATCGTCAAATCCCTGGGGAAAGTCTGAGGTCCTGGACGATCCCTTTAAGAATATAATACGAATTGGAGATGGCAATACAGTCACAAGG GAGGCCATCGAACAGTCTCTGGTGACGGTCCACGACATTGCCACCGAAAATTTGGGCACTCTTTGCATCTCAACCCTGTTCCGACCCCTAAAAGTGCCAATCAACTCGGAGCGTTTTGAGAGCTCCAGACAGAAAGCCGATTTGGCCGCTTCGATACTCCAGGAAGTGGGCATCATTCGACACGGCG GACTCTCGGATGCCTTGGCCAAGGGCCTGCTAACCGATGACTCCATAACAGGGGCTCGCATCTTGGCCCTGAATCTGACCAACGGAGCGGTCCAGTCGTATGTTTGGTGGGTCGACGGGGGACAGCCGGAGACGCAGCGGTACGAGGAGGAGGGCCTACAGATCGGCAAAAAACCCTCCAGCAGTTATCCCTG GTTCGACGACGAAACCAGCTCACCCACCCTGCGGTCGCCGAAGTTCGCCCCCAGCCCGCCGAACAATTACTACAAGGGCTGGTGGACGTTCCCGTACTTTTCCTGCTCCCTGGGCCGCTGGCTAGTGTCCTACAGCATCGCAATCCCTCCGAGCGGCCGCCATGGGCTACGAGGCTTCATCAGCATCGACATCGACGTCACCACGCTCCGGGTAAACCAGTGCGAGGCAGAGCCGTACCACTTTGGGAGTCGCCGCcagaagcaacagcagcaacgcTTGGCGACTCGCCGGTCTCCGTTCCTGGCTAGCAGCCGGCCTGTGGGAGGATTCGTGGCCAGTCAGGATGAGGCCACTATCAATGACCTGCAGGCATTCCACAGCTCCCACAAGTGCCATCGCGAGTCAATGATG TGCGATTACCGGCAACCGACTGCGGAAAGTGCAACAATCGGTGGAGGCAAGTTGCTGACCACAATGGGCGGGAGCAGCAGCTGGGCCAGGGGCTCTTACCAGTGCCTCTGTCGCAGGGGATTCTACTCCCTGCGTCACCCGGATGGCTTCAACGGCACCATCATGGAGATCGCCtggcaggagcagcaggacaATATAAGCAACTACTACACGGATGTCTTCAAGTGTTTGTCCTGTGCCCCCGGCTGCGACACGTGTACCGGTCCGGAGCCATGTCTGGCCAACTTCAATTGGCCGTTCAG AATATCCTTGCTGACCATCTCCATTGGCTGTGCGTGTGGCACCTTTATCCTTGCCGGCTACCTCTTCCGGCACCGACGTGTCAAGGTCTTCAAAGTGGCCAGCCCCATCTTCCTGATGATCACGCTCATCGGCTGCGCCATTATGTATCTGGAG atggTAGCCATTTTTCCTTATCTGGACATGAGCTGGTGTATTGTTACCAAATGGACTCGCCACATGGGCTTTTGCATCACCTACACTTCGCTTCTGATGAAAACTTGGCG AGTATCTCTAACATACCGGGTCAAGTCGGCCCACAAGATCAAACTGAATGATCAGCAATTGTTGCAATGGATGGTGCCCATACTCCTGGTAATGCTCATCTATTTGGGCACTTGGACTATATCAGCTACTCCGTATGCGGAAGTG atATACGACCAAAACCACTTGAAATTCAAGCAGTGCTCGTACAACTGGTGGGATCACAGTCTGGCCATCGGCGAGGTGTTCTTCTTGGCCTGGGGAATCCGGGTCTGCTACAACGTCCGGAATGCGGAGAGTCTCTACAACGAGGCGCGACTCATTTCGTATGCCATTTACAATATAGCCATTGTAAACATAGCCATGGTGGCGTTCCA CGTCATGCTGTTCCCGAATGCTGGCCCTGATTACAAGTATGCTCTGGGATTTGTGCGAACCCAGCTGTCCACAACAACCACTATTGCTTTGGTGTTTGGGCCCAAAATACTCCGCGTATTCAAAGGTCAGGGCGACAAATGGGATCAGAAGGCCAAGGTAAGGAGCATAACGGCTTCCTTTTCCCTCAATGGAGTGGGTCTTGTGCCAGAGGAGTCCCCAGACTTGTACCAGGAGAACGAGGAGCTCAAG GAGCAAGTCCAGAAGCTGGCTCACCAAATCGAGTTCATGAAGACTGTACACATGCAGATGAACAACAGGCATCTGAAGCCGAAGCCGGGTGGATATTTTACCATAACGTCGACCTCTTTCCAAGCGCCCTACAGCAAAAACACGGTTTCCACGGCGCAAACCCAGACTGGCAAGGACGAAGCCAG CGGCACGCCAACAAAACTCAAATCGCCAAAGGGCAAAGTCTGA
- the LOC26515063 gene encoding uncharacterized protein LOC26515063 isoform X1 produces MNKFRRKRHDNKLNTWKMSGKKKKERDEDSEDEDMEAMVAAMRELLKIPDLEDQDEKKRIVNMDLEKFRNISKDSQVHKSDQGAQTDENSNKSKSAIPDKSPSDESWANSLLKRWGWSTSAEGPTIEVRKEIKPESRLAIDGKDESRPIARNKGPPPKTKRKSASKSPSRIKKYKSSTDMSREFLIRSDRYDLHSKPPELVADQAKPSSKANQSQTVSSHDLDSDAANDSEDIRRKLSRIEEASKPKSWVKPKPIFIKSKEGTSTATNANENNDLSKPQTKAEPTNRIINILKGPFRGSLSYAPGEGDHEKNESRNRESQTESHKKSPKDNLSAEKESNATSPKRKDDPSSLSLVIKGHSHITSELTDHCHLKHYPEKGIDRAAKKKLIIASCVCLFFMIIMIIGGLWSKSLAIATDASHLLTDLAGFMISLFAIYLAGRPASKRLNFGWYRAEIIGAMFSVYFIWIVTGILVWLAVQRLLNDDHDLDSEIMLITSALAILFNLIMMCTLLCGGGHGHSHGHTHYQPGDVNRSGRMKLVGSELGVDKDLFSNFDLKRESVSNQIKKMKNNRNGPTRQNINVRAAVIHVVGDIVHSVGVFVAALIIFINPKWAFMDSVCTFIFSILVLITTIRILRDVFMVLMEATPDYLDYEGVRLAFLAIEGVLHVHNLRIWALSMSKIALSAHLAIAKDADPQKILEQATNLVHKQYNFFETTIQIEEYSPDMEDCEHCDSPPATPKKKAPSQVENGDNTESRRSS; encoded by the exons ATGAACAAGTTCAGACGTAAGCGACatgataataaattaaatacgTGGAAAATGAGCggcaaaaagaaaaaggagcGAGATGAGGACTCCGAGGACGAGGATATGGAGGCCATGGTGGCGGCGATGAGGGAGCTGTTGAAGATTCCCGATTTGGAAGATCAAGATGAGAAAAAGAGGATTGTTAACATGGATTTGGAAAAATTCCGAAATATTTCCAAGGATTCCCAAGTGCACAAATCGGATCAAGGAGCCCAAACAGACGAAAATTCAAACAAATCGAAGTCTGCGATTCCCGACAAAAGTCCATCGGACGAGAGCTGGGCCAATTCTCTGTTGAAGAGATGGGGATGGTCGACTTCCGCTGAAGGTCCAACGATAGAAGTGAGGAAGGAAATCAAACCTGAGTCAAGGTTAGCGATAGACGGAAAAGATGAAAGTCGGCCGATAGCCAGGAACAAAGGCCCGCCACCTAAAACCAAACGAAAGTCTGCATCAAAGAGTCCTTCCagaatcaaaaaatataagtCCTCTACGGATATGTCCCGGGAGTTTCTGATTCGCTCGGATCGTTATGATTTGCATTCAAAGCCCCCAGAACTGGTAGCCGATCAAGCAAAACCGTCATCCAAAGCAAACCAAAGCCAAACTGTATCCTCACACGATCTGGACTCTGATGCGGCTAATGATTCGGAGGATATTCGAAGGAAATTGAGTAGAATTGAAGAGGCATCTAAGCCAAAATCTTGGGTAAAGCCCAAGCCGATTTTCATTAAATCCAAAGAGGGTACTTCAACAGCCACGAATGCAAATGAAAACAATGACTTATCCAAGCCGCAGACCAAAGCGGAACCTACAAATagaataattaatattttaaagggTCCATTTCGCGGCAGTCTCTCGTATGCCCCCGGAGAGGGAGATCATGAAAAGAATGAGAGCAGAAATCGAGAGTCACAAACTGAATCACATAAGAAATCTCCCAAGGATAACTTATCTGCAGAAAAGGAGTCAAATGCCACTTCCCCAAAAAGAAAAGATGATCCTTCCTCTTTGAGTCTCGTGATCAAAGGACACTCCCATATAACCTCGGAACTGACGGACCACTGTCACCTCAAACATTATCCAGAAAAGGGAATAGACAGAGCCGCCAAAAAAAAGCTGATCATCGCCAgctgtgtttgtttgttttttatgatAATCATGATTATCGGGGGCCTTTGGTCCAAGAGTCTGGCCATTGCCACGGACGCATCCCACTTACTGACCGACCTGGCCGGATTCATGATCTCCCTGTTCGCCATATATCTGGCTGGGAGACCCGCCTCCAAAAGACTCAATTTTGGCTGGTACCGAGCCGAAATTATCGGAGCCATGTTCTCCGTTTATTTCATCTGGATAGTTACAG GCATCCTGGTCTGGCTGGCTGTCCAACGACTGCTTAACGATGACCACGATCTGGATTCTGAAATAATGCTGATCACCTCGGCCCTGGCCATTTTGTTCAACCTGATCATGATGTGCACGCTGCTATGTGGTGGTGGCCATGGACACTCCCATGGACACACCCACTACCAACCGGGGGATGTGAATCGCAGCGGCCGGATGAAGTTGGTGGGATCGGAACTGGGTGTGGATAAGGAccttttttcaaattttgacTTGAAAAGAGAATCCGTGTCCAACCAGatcaaaaagatgaaaaacaaCAGGAATGGTCCGACTAGGCAGAACATTAATGTACGGGCGGCGGTCATCCATGTTGTAGGGGACATTGTCCACAGTGTCGGTGTCTTTGTGGCAGccttaataatatttatcaaTCCGAAATGGGCCTTCATGGACTCCGTTTGCACATTTATTTTCTCGATCCTGGTGCTGATCACCACCATTCGAATCCTGCGAGATGTTTTCATGGTTCTGATGGAGGCCACACCGGATTATTTGGACTACGAGGGGGTAAGGCTGGCATTTCTCGCCATCGAGGGCGTTCTGCACGTCCACAATCTGAGGATCTGGGCCCTCTCCATGAGCAAAATAGCTCTTTCGGCCCACCTGGCCATAGCCAAGGATGCAGATCCCCAGAAGATACTGGAGCAGGCCACCAATCTGGTCCATAAGCAGTACAACTTCTTTGAGACCACCATTCAGATCGAAGAGTACTCGCCCGATATGGAGGACTGTGAGCATTGTGACTCTCCTCCAGCCACTCCCAAAAAGAAGGCTCCATCCCAGGTGGAAAACGGTGACAACACCGAGTCGAGGCGATCCTCTTGA
- the LOC26515063 gene encoding uncharacterized protein LOC26515063 isoform X2: protein MNKFRRKRHDNKLNTWKMSGKKKKERDEDSEDEDMEAMVAAMRELLKIPDLEDQDEKKRIVNMDLEKFRNISKDSQVHKSDQGAQTDENSNKSKSAIPDKSPSDESWANSLLKRWGWSTSAEGPTIEVRKEIKPESRLAIDGKDESRPIARNKGPPPKTKRKSASKSPSRIKKYKSSTDMSREFLIRSDRYDLHSKPPELVADQAKPSSKANQSQTVSSHDLDSDAANDSEDIRRKLSRIEEASKPKSWVKPKPIFIKSKEGTSTATNANENNDLSKPQTKAEPTNRIINILKGPFRGSLSYAPGEGDHEKNESRNRESQTESHKKSPKDNLSAEKESNATSPKRKDDPSSLSLVIKGHSHITSELTDHCHLKHYPEKGIDRAAKKKLIIASCVCLFFMIIMIIGGLWSKSLAIATDASHLLTDLAGFMISLFAIYLAGRPASKRLNFGWYRAEIIGAMFSVYFIWIVTGRLDSKRQQKHPGLAGCPTTA, encoded by the exons ATGAACAAGTTCAGACGTAAGCGACatgataataaattaaatacgTGGAAAATGAGCggcaaaaagaaaaaggagcGAGATGAGGACTCCGAGGACGAGGATATGGAGGCCATGGTGGCGGCGATGAGGGAGCTGTTGAAGATTCCCGATTTGGAAGATCAAGATGAGAAAAAGAGGATTGTTAACATGGATTTGGAAAAATTCCGAAATATTTCCAAGGATTCCCAAGTGCACAAATCGGATCAAGGAGCCCAAACAGACGAAAATTCAAACAAATCGAAGTCTGCGATTCCCGACAAAAGTCCATCGGACGAGAGCTGGGCCAATTCTCTGTTGAAGAGATGGGGATGGTCGACTTCCGCTGAAGGTCCAACGATAGAAGTGAGGAAGGAAATCAAACCTGAGTCAAGGTTAGCGATAGACGGAAAAGATGAAAGTCGGCCGATAGCCAGGAACAAAGGCCCGCCACCTAAAACCAAACGAAAGTCTGCATCAAAGAGTCCTTCCagaatcaaaaaatataagtCCTCTACGGATATGTCCCGGGAGTTTCTGATTCGCTCGGATCGTTATGATTTGCATTCAAAGCCCCCAGAACTGGTAGCCGATCAAGCAAAACCGTCATCCAAAGCAAACCAAAGCCAAACTGTATCCTCACACGATCTGGACTCTGATGCGGCTAATGATTCGGAGGATATTCGAAGGAAATTGAGTAGAATTGAAGAGGCATCTAAGCCAAAATCTTGGGTAAAGCCCAAGCCGATTTTCATTAAATCCAAAGAGGGTACTTCAACAGCCACGAATGCAAATGAAAACAATGACTTATCCAAGCCGCAGACCAAAGCGGAACCTACAAATagaataattaatattttaaagggTCCATTTCGCGGCAGTCTCTCGTATGCCCCCGGAGAGGGAGATCATGAAAAGAATGAGAGCAGAAATCGAGAGTCACAAACTGAATCACATAAGAAATCTCCCAAGGATAACTTATCTGCAGAAAAGGAGTCAAATGCCACTTCCCCAAAAAGAAAAGATGATCCTTCCTCTTTGAGTCTCGTGATCAAAGGACACTCCCATATAACCTCGGAACTGACGGACCACTGTCACCTCAAACATTATCCAGAAAAGGGAATAGACAGAGCCGCCAAAAAAAAGCTGATCATCGCCAgctgtgtttgtttgttttttatgatAATCATGATTATCGGGGGCCTTTGGTCCAAGAGTCTGGCCATTGCCACGGACGCATCCCACTTACTGACCGACCTGGCCGGATTCATGATCTCCCTGTTCGCCATATATCTGGCTGGGAGACCCGCCTCCAAAAGACTCAATTTTGGCTGGTACCGAGCCGAAATTATCGGAGCCATGTTCTCCGTTTATTTCATCTGGATAGTTACAGGTAGATTGGACTCAAAGCGCCAGCAAAA GCATCCTGGTCTGGCTGGCTGTCCAACGACTGCTTAA
- the LOC6497018 gene encoding uncharacterized protein LOC6497018 — MLRQNLLDEEFESLRRIALSICNTLGRPKDREICKSTLEVLARFNQAQSVTVKQNVHDFMVFYLKVLRWTYNNQPMGIYQAWYGKDYGAEAASNADGPSSQEVRAWLEEGKSFMAMKTFEDGSTIIYSAVAKDPMAGWAENGLKSLMESKAGCSLTPDDK, encoded by the exons ATGTTGAGGCAGAATTTACTGGACGAGGAGTTCGAGAGCCTGCGCCGGATTGCCTTGTCCATCTGCAACACCCTCGGCAGGCCAAAGGATCGCGAGATCTGCAAGAGCACTCTAGAAGTGCTGGCCAGGTTCAATCAAGCCCAATCGGTCACTGTCAAACAGAATGTGCACGACTTTATGGTCTTCTATCTGAAAGTGCTGAGATGGACGTACAATAACCAGCCCATGGGAATATACCAGGCGTGG TATGGCAAGGACTATGGGGCTGAAGCTGCCTCTAATGCAGACGGACCTTCATCGCAGGAGGTTCGCGCCTGGCTAGAGGAGGGTAAGTCTTTTATGGCGATGAAAACCTTCGAGGATGGCTCGACCATAATCTACAGTGCAGTGGCAAAGGATCCAATGGCTGGTTGGGCGGAAAATGGTCTGAAATCCCTCATGGAATCGAAGGCTGGATGTAGTCTCACGCCCGACGATAAATAG
- the LOC6498484 gene encoding uncharacterized protein LOC6498484: protein MNMNPVTRCAFLLLTLAVCGSLAIRCYQCSSDQDRKGHDSCGAYKRFNRTEHIAIECNSDESHMPGSFCMKVVQQGPRGFIWDGRWRQVIRRCASVSDTGVTGVCNWGVYENGVYWEECYCSNDSCNGSSLRKIHGSLQLLIGFLLIGAASRFVRS from the exons ATGAATATGAACCCAGTAACTCGCTGCGCCTTTCTGCTGCTCACACTGGCCGTCTGTG GCAGCTTGGCCATTCGATGCTACCAATGCTCCTCGGACCAAGATCGCAAAGGCCACGACAGCTGCGGTGCCTACAAAAGATTCAATCGCACGGAGCACATTGCCATCGAGTGCAACAGCGATGAGAGTCACATGCCAGGATCCTTTTGCATGAAGGTGGTACAGCAAGGTCCTCGTGGATTTATCT GGGATGGTCGCTGGCGGCAGGTGATCCGACGTTGTGCCTCCGTTTCGGACACCGGAGTCACGGGTGTTTGTAATTGGGGCGTCTATGAGAACGGCGTGTACTGGGAGGAGTGTTACTGCTCCAACGACAGCTGCAATGGCTCTAGCCTGCGGAAAATTCACGGGTCTCTGCAGCTCCTCATAGGATTCCTCCTAATTGGCGCCGCCTCGAGGTTTGTGAGAAGCTAA
- the LOC6497019 gene encoding uncharacterized protein LOC6497019, with amino-acid sequence MKSLEKCLLAVVLACCLFQMGQAIKCWDCRSDNDPKCGDPFDNSTLAITDCQQAPELEHLKGVRPTMCRKIRQKVHGEWRYFRSCAYMGEPGIEGDERYCLMRTGSYNIFMEYCTCNSKDGCNSAGVHRMGWMGVLFGTLASVLVAHFLRQ; translated from the exons ATGAAATCCCTCGAGAAGTGCCTACTGGCAGTGGTTTTAGCATGCTGTCTGTTTCAAATGG GCCAGGCCATCAAGTGTTGGGATTGTCGCAGCGACAATGACCCGAAATGCGGAGACCCCTTCGACAACAGCACCCTGGCTATAACAGATTGCCAGCAAGCACCCGAACTGGAGCACCTGAAGGGAGTTAGACCGACGATGTGCCGGAAGATCAGGCAGAAGGTGCACGGGGAGTGGCGTTATTTCCGGAGCTGCGCCTACATGGGAGAGCCCGGAATCGAAGGCGACGAGCGCTACTGCCTGATGCGCACTGGCAGCTACAACATCTTCATGGAGTATTGCACCTGCAACAGCAAGGATGGCTGCAATTCTGCGGGTGTCCATCGTATGGGTTGGATGGGTGTGTTGTTTGGCACCCTGGCCTCCGTCCTGGTGGCGCATTTTTTGCGGCAATAG
- the LOC6498483 gene encoding uncharacterized protein LOC6498483 gives MLKQVACVLLITVCLMSSASAIKCYQCKSLTDINCAKEKIDSASNIRTVDCDTVPKPNTMEQLQPVTRCNKVVTSDRAGTIVSRDCHFEAIGQKDNECTVTHSRQVDSCYTCKGDLCNASGSGHLVAVGVTALLAMFALQMAL, from the exons atgCTGAAACAAGTTGCTTGTGTTCTCCTCATAACCGTCTGCCTGATGAGCAGTG CATCGGCCATCAAGTGCTATCAGTGCAAGTCCCTCACGGACATCAACTGCGCCAAGGAGAAGATCGACTCAGCCTCCAATATCCGCACCGTGGACTGTGATACCGTGCCAAAACCTAACACCATGGAGCAGCTCCAGCCAGTGACCAGGTGCAACAAGGTGGTCACCAGTG ATCGCGCTGGTACTATTGTGTCCCGTGATTGCCACTTCGAAGCCATTGGCCAGAAGGACAACGAATGCACCGTCACCCATAGCCGCCAGGTGGACAGCTGCTACACGTGCAAGGGCGACCTGTGCAACGCCTCCGGATCGGGACACCTTGTTGCCGTGGGAGTCACGGCTCTGCTGGCGATGTTCGCTCTTCAAATGGCCTTGTAA